The DNA window TCCCTGGGAAATCTTAAAGTCATTGGAACATTGGTCAAGGGCATCTTCATCCTCAACGAAGAAGGAACCTTACAAGAACACCTCCACACAGGTAACTTCCTTAGCAATAACACCATTCTCTCTTTATCCAGGGATCAAACCGGTAATTTGTGGTCCGGGCAGGACCGCGGACTGGTTTATATCAACCTGAAAAGCCCCCTGGACTTTTATACCTACCCTTCCCGAAGCATCGGCTCGCCCTTTGATGCCTTGCTCGACAATCAAACCCTCTATTTAGGCACCAACCAGGGCCTATTCCAATATGACTACAACAAAGCGGGAGGCTTCATCAACCCCCGCCTGATCTCAGGCACACAAGGCCAGGTATGGGATCTGAGGAAAATACATCGTGAAATACTCTGTGGTCATACCAATGGCACCTTACGCATCACCGACACGGGAATCGAAAAAATCTCCGATATAAATGGAGGCTTTGATCTGTTGCCCATCACCAGGGAAAATGAAGAATACCTCTTACAAAGCACCTACAGCGAATTGGCTTTATATAAATATGGTCAAAACGGCTGGGAATACCTGCGCAGCCTGGATGGATTTCTGGAACCCATCTCCGACATTGAAACAGACCATGTAGGAAATATTTGGGGCACCCATACCCAAAAAGGGCTTTTTAAGCTGAAAATAAACCAGGAACTGGATTCGCTTAAGCATGTTGAATATTACGGAAAAGACAAAGGACTGCCTAAAGAAAGGTACATTCGCATGACTAAAATTAACAACCGGATCATCTTTACCTCCGGATCTTCCCTTTATACCTACGACGATCTGAACGACAGCATCATACCCTATAATAAATTCGAGGGTAGACTGCAAGGATTTGAAAAATCCCGCCAGGTTTTTAAATCACGCGACAACCATTACTGGTTTCTCCGCAACGGCAAAGCAGCACTCTATCATATCTCAGAAGAGGAAGCCAACAGGGAATTCTTTTACGACTTCTCCCGTTTGGGGCTATACCTGAGTTCCAATCATCCCCGTATTACACAACTAAAAGACAGCCTGCACCTGATCTGTTTGGACAAAGGCTTTGCTATTCTAAATGAAAAAAGGACGGATCGGGAAAGGATCTCGAGCAAAGTATCCATTAGAAGAGTCGTTGCCTTTTCAAAAACCAATGAATCCCATTTTTTGCCGGTGAGTCCACCCGGCCATCACCTCGAGTTGGATTATTCCCTCCGCAGCCTGAGGTTTACCTTTTCCTGTCGTACCCCCTCTTTGTATCCTGAGTTCCGTTACAAACTCGAAGGCATGAGAGGTGAATGGACGCCATGGAGCAAAAACTCTAAAGCACAATTTACAAGGCTTCCGGCAGGATCATATACGTTTATGGTTCAAACGATCAGTCCGCAAGGGATAAAAAGTCCCGTTACCCGCTACCCTTTCACCATAAAACCTCCCTTCTATGCCTCAACCATAGCTTGGGCCTTCTATGGCACACTGTTCTTATTGTTGGCTTTTTTCTTGAGAAGAATATTTATCCACCGCTTGAAAACACATAAGGCTGAAATTGAACAGCAGGAAAGAAGCAAGAGAAGAAGGGAAAAAATGCTGGAACAACAAAAATATATGCGGCTCAGAAATGAAAAGCTACAGGCTGAGGTATCCCATAAAAGCCATCAGCTCGCCAGTTATACCATGACCATCCTTCGGAAAAACGAACACCTTACCAACCTGAAAGAAGAGGTTCAGAGACAAAAAAAAGAGTTGGGCCCCCGTTTTCCCAATTATTATTACCGCAAACTGCTTCAACTCATAGACAAAGGAATATCCTCCGAAGAAGACTGGAAGCAATTTGAAATGCACTTCGACCAGGCCCATGAAAATTTCCTGAAACGCCTGAAAAACCAATATCCCGATCTCACACAGGGAGATCTGAAATTATGCGCCTACCTGCGGCTCAATCTATCCTCAAAAGAAATTGCACCGCTGCTTAATATCAGCACACGCAGTTTAGAGGTAAGAAGATACAGGTTGCGAAAAAGACTCAACCTGGATACAGAAGAAAACCTCGTGGAATTCTTGCTGAATTTCTAGATAACTCCTCGCCGGATTTTAATGATTTTTATATTCATAATGCATTCTTTAACAGAGGATTAATACATATCCAACCAGACATGTTGTAGTATTGTTGTGGCACGAAATTTACATTTTGTGCCTGTGTAGTAATTATGTATAGCATAAATTCTTGAAATGTATATAAGTTTTTCCTTAACTTGTATTAATACCAGTATGAATGAATCCCTTAATAATGTTCATCAAAAAAAAGAAAGGAGTCTGCCCATGAAAACCTAACCCTAATTCACTATCTTAAACCCAATCTCTCAAAAGAAACTGGAAATGTACCCGCATTTCCACATCTAATTCACTAAAAAAAGCCCATTTATAACTAAAAAGCATCCAAAAGTATGAAAAGAAAGCTTTATAATAACTCAAAGAGATGGTTGTTGCTGGTATTCTTATCATTGGGATTTATCATTTCCTTACCGCAACTGGCATCAGCCGATCCAGTTGCTGAAGGAAACAATGATTCTGATCTAATCGGTCAGGATCTTCAGCAGCAACAGATTGAAGTTACCGGTACAGTAACTGAAGCCGAAACAGGCAACCCGCTGCCCGGGGTGAACATTGTAATCCAGGGCACCACCAGGGGAACCACTACTGATATGGATGGTAACTATACAATCGAAGCCCCCGAGGATGCCACCCTGGTATATTCCTTTGTAGGCTATGAAAGCCAAACCATTCCGGTTAATGGTCGCCGGGAAATCAATGTTACCCTGGAACAGTCCTCCATGCAACTGGAAGAAGTGGTAGCCATCGGATATGGTTCGGCCAAAAGGAAGGACCTGACTTCCTCCATTTCTACTGTCAATTCGGAGGATATAGATAAAACCCCATCGGCAGATGCCTTGCAATCCCTGCAGGGAAAGGTATCCGGTGTGGAAATTGTCAGCTCCGGTGCACCCGGAACCTCACCGACGGTTCGTGTTCGCGGTATCGGTTCCTATCCGGGTCGGGGAAACGAAAGCCCCTTATATGTAGTAGACGGAGCATTTTATGACAACATCGATTTTTTGAATACTTCGGAGATCGAGTCGATGTCGGTACTTAAAAGTGCTTCTGCAGCTGCCATTTATGGTGTAAGAGCCGCCAACGGTGTAATTGTGATTGAAACCAAATCGGGTGAATTCGACCGCGAAACCCAGATCACCTATGACGGCTATTACGGAGTGCAGGTTGCCCAGGATGTCCTGAAAATGGCCAATGCCGAGCAGTATACTAAGATGGCCATGGCTTCGGGTTCCGCAGCCGATTCCCTGTATATATTAAATGCCATGCAGCGTTACGGCAGAAGCCGGAAGAATCCAAACGTACCTGATGTAAACACCGACTGGTACGATGAGATCCTGCGGCCCGGCCCCATGCAGAACCATTCGCTCACCATCTCGGGCGGCACCGAAAAGTCCTCTTATTCCATCGGTACCAGCTACTTCACCCAGAAGGGGATCCTGGATATGAAAAACAACTACCAGCGCTTCAACCTGCGTTCCAAGGTGGATCACCAGGCCAAGGACTGGTTGACCATTGGCGGTAATGTGATGTTCAGTGATGCCCAACGATATGCGCCGGCAAATTCGGCCTGGAGAAGAGCTTATCATGCCGTACCCATCTTCCCAGCCTATGACAACCAAAACGAGGATGCAGAACCTCTGCAACTGGGGGCTGCAGACATGCTGGGCTACCGGGGCGGTCAAAATCCCCTGGCAGCAACTGAGTTTAACGAAAACCAGATCCTGACCCGCAAGATGCTGGCCAATTTCTATGCCGAGGTGGAGATCATACCCGAACAGCTGACCTTTAAAACAACATACAACTATACCTATTCCTCATTTCAGGGAGAGAATGTAGGTCTATCCTACTATGTCACCGAAAACATGCAGCGGGAAAATTCCACCCTGAATAAGTATACCAACGTCATTTCTGATAAGATCTGGGACAACACCTTGACCTACGACAACAGCTTCGACAATCACAACTTGAGGGTCATGCTGGGTAGCTCATTCAGGGATGAATCCTTTCAAAGACTGGCTGCCGGCGGACTAAATTTTCCAGAGGAACAGCGCAATGCTTGGTACCTGGACAAAGCAGATGAGATCAACGAAGATGCCGTTGGAGATGGTGGTAGCAGATTATACGGGCTTTCCTATTTCGGAAGGGTTCAGTATAATTACCAAAACAAATACTACATTTACGGTACCATGCGTGCTGACGGCACTCAGAAATACCAGGAAAAATGGGGCTATTTCCCAAGTCTCGGTGTTGGCTGGTCTATTTCCCAGGAAGATTTCATGCAAAATGTAGATCCCATCAATTTCCTGAAGCTCCGGGCCAGCTGGGGACAACTAGGTAACGATAAAATACGTCCCTCGGCCGGAACAGCCACCACCAATGTGGTAAACACCGCCATTGACGGATCTCTGGTTTCCGGAACCCAAAGGACCAGTACCTACTCTGTACTCGAATGGGAGCTGGTAGAAGAATTTGATGTAGGAGTTACAGCCACCCTGTTCGATAACCGGATGGATATAGATTTCGACTATTTCATCCGCGACACCAAGAATGCAGCCATCGACGTTCAGCGTCCCCTGCTGGGAGGCAGCACCCTGAAGAACCAGGGTGAGATTCGAAACCAGGGTGTGGAACTCTCCATGAACTGGAGCGATAACATCAATGATAACTGGAGTTACCGGGTAGGTGGCAACCTATCGACCCTAAACAATGAAGTGCTGAACCTCTTTGGTCAGCCGTATCTGAACGGTGGCTCCGCCGAATTCCGCCAGCGCAGCATACCGGGTGAACCCCTGTTGGCATTTTACGGTTGGGAAGTAGCCGGTGTCTATCAAAATCAAACCGAGATACAAAACGATCCGATTGCACAAAACAATGGTTTGGTACCCGGTGATTTCAAATATGTCGATCAAAACGGCGATGAGGCGATTGATGCGGAAGACCGCGTGGTGCTGGGAAGCTATTTCCCCGACTTCAAATATGGTTTCAACCTCCAGGTCAGCTATAAGAATCTGAGCCTCTCGGCCGACTTCATGGGCAAGATGGGCAACAAGATCCTCAACCGCAAGCGCGGAGAGATCATCTGGACCGCCGACCTGAACAAAGACGCCGAACTGGCCACCAACCTGTGGGACGGCGAAGGAAGCACCAACAAATATCCCTCAGCTTCCGGACTGCGTAGAGGATGGAACCAAAAAATGAGCGATTACTTTGTGGAAGATGGCTCTTACTTCAGGATTCGCAACGTGCAACTATCCTATACCATCAAAGACCAAACCCTGATGGGCGTGCAAATGCCTGAAACCAGGATCTACGCTACTGCGGAAAGGCTGCTAACCATCTCCGATTACAACGGTTTTTCCAATGAGGTGTCAAACGGGATTGACGACTTCATGTATCCGACTCCCGCTGTATATAACATTGGCGTCAACGTTAAATTTTAATGCAAAAAGATACAACTATGAAAATCAGTAAATATTCCATAACGCTGTTTGTTTTCATCGGCTTGCTTCTGATTGGTTCAGGCTGCGAGGAGAAGTTGAATGAACCACTGGAAAACACCATTGTAGCCGAGGAAACAGATTATACCCAAACAGATAATATGATCTCTCCTCTTATCGGCATGTATGCCGAGTTTTACGGTATGGGGTGGGAAAAACTACCCCTGATCTCGGTAAGAGGCGATGACGTAAACAAAGGTGCCCAGGGCGATCAGCAACCCTTCGGCAATACCGACAAGTTCAATTATGATGAGAACTACTGGATGTACAACTCGGTCTGGCAGGGATTCTACCGGGGCGTGTTCACCGCGAATTCAACCATTGAAGAAATCGAGAAATATAAGAAACACGCCGATAATAAAGCCCTGGCCGATCAATACATTGCAGAGACAAAAGTGCTGCGGGCCTGGTATCTCTTTCAACTCTCCCGTGTATGGGGAAAGATCTTCATCACTGAAGCATCCGATCCTTCAGGCTTGTTTAATGCGGAGCTTTCTCCCAAGGAGGAAGTGATGCAATACATCTCCGACCAAATGGAACAGGCCGTAGCTGATCTGCCGGATGCCCATCCCAACCAACGGGATGAGATCACAGGTGGGGTAACTCAATATACTGCCCTGGCCATCAAAGCCCAGGCCGACCTGGAACTGGAAGATTACCAGGGCGTGGCCGATGCCACCTCCCCAATCATCAGCTCCGGATTATTCAGCCTGCATGAGGATTTCTATCAGCTCTTCAAGCTCGAGGGCAAGTTGAACGATGAGAACCTGCTCGAATTGCAATATTCCGATTTCGGATCCGGCTCAGGGGAACAGCGCAGCCACCTGTTTGCCTTTTACGGACCACAGAACTGGACCCCCGCCGTTTCCGGAGCCAGCAGCGGCTGGGGCTTCTGGGAACCCACCCTGGAATATATCCAGTTCATGCTCGAGCGAGGTGAGCAGGAACGTCTGCAAACCACCGTCCTGTTCACCCCCGATGGAATTGATGAACTGGAAAATGAGTACGGGCCCCTGCCGGATTGGATCTCCAATGAAACACCTTCGGGCGATATCATTGAGAATGGCCCCCGGGCCAACTTCTTCAGCGGTAAGTATTACTTACCCTCTACCCAACTGACACCAGGGCGTACCGGATACGGAAACAACAAAAATTACCAGATCATCCGCTACGCCGAGGTACTGCTCATGCATGCCGAGGCCCTGGTGCAGGGAGCTACCAGCTCTTCCATATCTGCCGACGATGCCGTCAACCTGGTTAGGAACAGAGCCGGCTTGGACGACCTCTCGAATGTAACCCTCGATCAGGTCATGGATGAAAAATTCGCTGAGATGGCCACTGAAATGGGCATCCGGTTCTACGACATGGTCCGGCTGGAAAGATATGAGGAGTTGAATTATCATGAAGGTGAAGCAGCTTTCACCGAGGATAAAACATTCCTGCCTTATCCATTGAACCAGCAGGATCTGCTCCCTCAACTGCGAAATGAATAAAGTCTAAGCAATTAAAAAGAAAATGGACATGAAAATATTTAGAAATATATTACTTATGGCGACTATGGCCCTGGTTATAGTTGCCTGCGACCGAGGCATCGACCCGATCAGCAAGGTTGAACCGGGTCCCGATGAAGAACCTCCTGTAGTTAATCTCAACTACCCCACTGATGGTACCGCCATCCGGGTAAAAGAGGATATTACCTCCATTGACATCAAGTTTGAGGTGCGCGATGACATTGAAATTCAGTCCATCGTCATTGAGCTTAATGGTTCACAGATTGCCGAATTGACGGAATTCAAGGATTACCGCCGGGTAGTGGAAACCGTTACCTATGATCAGGTAACCAACGGGGAACATACTTTAACCCTCACCGCCACGGACATGAGCGGTAAATCCACATCAAAGTCGGTAGATTTTGAAAAGATCGCCCCCTATGAAACACAGTACGACGGAGAGATCTTCTACATGCCCTTTGATGCAAGCTTCATGGAACTGGTAAGCATCACCAATGCCACGGAAGAAGGTAGTCCAGGCTTTGCAGAAGGAAAAACCAATCAGGCCTACGCCCCGGCTCCCGATTCGTACGTCACCTTCCCCACGGCTACCTTCGCCGCTGGTGATGCACTGACGACAGATGAATTCAGCGCCACTTTCTGGTACAATATGAACACCTCGAAAACCCGCGCTGGAATCCTGGTCATTGGGCCTCCAGGCGACAACGACCGCACCAATGGATTCAGGTTGTTCCGCGAAGGGGACGAAACCAATCAAAATGTCACGCTCAACGTGGGCAATGGTGATAGCGACAGTTGGTTCGGCGGACCTTCCCTTAGCAGTGATGCGGGCTGGGTTCATGTAGCCGTGACCATCTCATCGGATCAAGCCGCTGTCTATTTCGATGGTAACGTGGAAGTGGAAGGCGATTTCCCCGGGCCCATTGGATGGGAAGGATGCGACATCCTCTCAATTGGTTCGGGTGCACCCAGATTCATCGGATGGAACCACCTGTCAGATGTGGGCAGCTTGTATGACGAACTGCGCATATACAACAAAGCCCTCAGCCAGGAGGAAATCCAAACCATCATGGATGAAACAAAAAAATAAAACAGGAAGCCCCTGCAAAAAGGGGCTTCCACTTCCTATTTCCTGAGCAGATTGATAAAACAGGCATAGTCGGAAAACACCCTGTCTTACTGTACAATATGTTGAAATCCGGACTATGCCTGTTTTATACCTTATCGATGATACAACCTTGAAAAGGTTACCACTGGTGCACCAATCACCAAGGTTTGTGGAGAAAGTCTGCGCAAATAAAAAAATCAAATGCCCCCTCAGCCCTTTAAAAGTAAAATCAAACTGACATCCATAAATATGAAGAAGATAGCAATCATACTGCCATTGGCGCTGATCCTGATCCAATGCACTACCAAAAAGCAAGACCCAAATGGTTCCAATAGCACAGATATTTCAGAAGAAGAATTGATGACCCGGGTTCAGAAGCAAACCTTCAATTATTTCTGGGAGGGTGCCGAACCCAATTCCGGCCTGGCCAGGGAAAGAATACACATGGATGGGATATACCCCCAGAATGATCAGGATATTGTCACTACAGGCGGCTCAGGTTTCGGATTGATGGCCATTCTTGTGGGTGTGGAACGGGGTTTTATCACCCGGGAAGAGGCCCTGGAGAGATACCAAAAAGTTCTAACATTTCTCGAAAATGCCGATCGCTTCCATGGTGCCTGGCCCCATTGGTTAAACGGTGAAACAGGAAATGTAAAATCGTTCGGACAAAAGGACGACGGAGGCGACCTGGTGGAGACAGCCTTCCTGATGCAGGGTCTGCTCACCGTGGCCGAATACTTTAAAGATGGCAACCAGCAAGAGCAGCAACTGGCTGCCGACATCCATGAACTTTGGAAAGAGGTGGAATGGGACTGGTACACCAAAGGAGGAGAAGATGTCCTCTACTGGCACTGGTCGCCCAACTATGCATGGGAGAAAGACTTTCCGGTGAAAGGGTACAACGAATGCCTGATCATGTATATTCTGGCTGCTTCTTCCCCCACCCATCCCATTGAAAAAGATGTCTATGAGAAGGGTTGGGCCCGTGACGGAGATATTACAAATGACACGATTTATTATGATCTGCATACCGTGCTCGACCATTACCAAGGTATCGATGACCCGGTAGGCCCCCTTTTCTGGGCACACTATTCCTACCTGGGATTGAATCCCAAAGGCCTTACAGATCAATATGCCGATTACTGGAAACTGAACCGGAATCATGCCCTGATCCATTATCGCTATGCCCTGGACAATCCAAAAGGATACGAAGGGTATGGAAAAGACCAATGGGGATTTACCTCCAGCTATTCGGTCAACGGCTACTCCGCCCACCGCCCCGGAGATGCGGATAAAGGCGTGATATCACCTACAGCTGCCCTATCGTCCTTCCCCTATACCCCGGAAAAATCCATGCAGTTCCTGAAATATCTCTACACCCAGGCCGATAGCCTGATCGGAAAATATGGTCCATATGACGCCTACAGCCATCAACACAACTGGCATACCCCCCGTTACCTGGCCATCGACCAGGGGCCCATCCCCGTGATGATCGAAAACCACAGAAGTGGAATGCTCTGGGATCTGTTCATGTCCAACCCGGATGTACAAAAAGGGTTAAAAAAACTGGGATTCAATAGCTCGAAAATAGAGTAAACCTTATTAATCATCAGTATATCTGCAAGATGATGAAAAAACTGCTGCTCCTTATATCATTATTTATCTTAACCATAGGGATGATCGCCCAGGAAAAACCTTATGACAAGGTGTTTTTTGCCAACAGCCCGATGAGCGGGAATTATTTCTATAGTTCCGCAACATATGAGAATCCCAGCTGGGTTAAAAACCTTCAGAACAAACTTCCTGTCAACGGGCAGCAGTTTTTTACACCACCCAATTCCCTGGAATTGAAATATGTTTCTGGCTCCGGTGGCCAATGGAAAACAGAAATATGGTACCGTTCCCTGCGGGGAGTAGATGCCTTTACTTCAGCTAACCAACTGGTATTCCGGTTGTATGTTCAGTCTTCAACCCAGTCCCGCGAGCTTCCGGCCGTGGCAATAGGTAACCGGGACAAAGGACTTCAGGCTTTTCTCCCTCTGGATAACTTTATTAAAAACTATCACTCCGGTCAATGGTTAACAGTAAGAATTCCACTAACAAGTTTTAATCTGGTTGCAGAAAAGATGAAGCAGGCCAATGTTATGGCATTTCAGCAGCAATCAGAGGATGGCAAGGAACACCAAATGTTCATTGATCAGGTGGAGCTCCTGCCAAATCAAACCCATCCTCCCATTGAAAGCCCGCCTGTAATTGCCTCCTTAACAGGCTATGAAAAACATGTGGATATTGACTGGGAAGACATCTCCGATCCCCGGGTGAAGTATGTGAAAATCTATCGCTCCGGTGACGGTAAAAATTTCCGACCCGTGGGCATTCAATCCCCCCGTATCTCCAGGTATACCGATTATACAGATACCACTTCCCGCACCTGGTATTACAAAATCAGCCTGCTGGACCAATCCTATCATGAATCGTCCCTTTCTGAGCCCCTTCGTGCAAAAACGCATCCCATGGATGATCAGGCGCTGTTGGATATGATCCAAAAAGCCCATTTCCGGTATTACTGGGAGGGCGCTGAACCCAACAGCGGACTGGCCCTGGAATGCATACCTGGCAGACCTCACATGATCGCCAGTGGGGCGTCTGGATTCGGCATGATGGCCCTGCTGGCCGGTGCCGAGAGAGGCTTCATCACCCGCCAGCAGGCGGCAGACCGTTTTGACAAGA is part of the Bacteroidales bacterium genome and encodes:
- a CDS encoding RagB/SusD family nutrient uptake outer membrane protein, translating into MKISKYSITLFVFIGLLLIGSGCEEKLNEPLENTIVAEETDYTQTDNMISPLIGMYAEFYGMGWEKLPLISVRGDDVNKGAQGDQQPFGNTDKFNYDENYWMYNSVWQGFYRGVFTANSTIEEIEKYKKHADNKALADQYIAETKVLRAWYLFQLSRVWGKIFITEASDPSGLFNAELSPKEEVMQYISDQMEQAVADLPDAHPNQRDEITGGVTQYTALAIKAQADLELEDYQGVADATSPIISSGLFSLHEDFYQLFKLEGKLNDENLLELQYSDFGSGSGEQRSHLFAFYGPQNWTPAVSGASSGWGFWEPTLEYIQFMLERGEQERLQTTVLFTPDGIDELENEYGPLPDWISNETPSGDIIENGPRANFFSGKYYLPSTQLTPGRTGYGNNKNYQIIRYAEVLLMHAEALVQGATSSSISADDAVNLVRNRAGLDDLSNVTLDQVMDEKFAEMATEMGIRFYDMVRLERYEELNYHEGEAAFTEDKTFLPYPLNQQDLLPQLRNE
- a CDS encoding DUF3131 domain-containing protein; its protein translation is MKKIAIILPLALILIQCTTKKQDPNGSNSTDISEEELMTRVQKQTFNYFWEGAEPNSGLARERIHMDGIYPQNDQDIVTTGGSGFGLMAILVGVERGFITREEALERYQKVLTFLENADRFHGAWPHWLNGETGNVKSFGQKDDGGDLVETAFLMQGLLTVAEYFKDGNQQEQQLAADIHELWKEVEWDWYTKGGEDVLYWHWSPNYAWEKDFPVKGYNECLIMYILAASSPTHPIEKDVYEKGWARDGDITNDTIYYDLHTVLDHYQGIDDPVGPLFWAHYSYLGLNPKGLTDQYADYWKLNRNHALIHYRYALDNPKGYEGYGKDQWGFTSSYSVNGYSAHRPGDADKGVISPTAALSSFPYTPEKSMQFLKYLYTQADSLIGKYGPYDAYSHQHNWHTPRYLAIDQGPIPVMIENHRSGMLWDLFMSNPDVQKGLKKLGFNSSKIE
- a CDS encoding TonB-dependent receptor; translation: MKRKLYNNSKRWLLLVFLSLGFIISLPQLASADPVAEGNNDSDLIGQDLQQQQIEVTGTVTEAETGNPLPGVNIVIQGTTRGTTTDMDGNYTIEAPEDATLVYSFVGYESQTIPVNGRREINVTLEQSSMQLEEVVAIGYGSAKRKDLTSSISTVNSEDIDKTPSADALQSLQGKVSGVEIVSSGAPGTSPTVRVRGIGSYPGRGNESPLYVVDGAFYDNIDFLNTSEIESMSVLKSASAAAIYGVRAANGVIVIETKSGEFDRETQITYDGYYGVQVAQDVLKMANAEQYTKMAMASGSAADSLYILNAMQRYGRSRKNPNVPDVNTDWYDEILRPGPMQNHSLTISGGTEKSSYSIGTSYFTQKGILDMKNNYQRFNLRSKVDHQAKDWLTIGGNVMFSDAQRYAPANSAWRRAYHAVPIFPAYDNQNEDAEPLQLGAADMLGYRGGQNPLAATEFNENQILTRKMLANFYAEVEIIPEQLTFKTTYNYTYSSFQGENVGLSYYVTENMQRENSTLNKYTNVISDKIWDNTLTYDNSFDNHNLRVMLGSSFRDESFQRLAAGGLNFPEEQRNAWYLDKADEINEDAVGDGGSRLYGLSYFGRVQYNYQNKYYIYGTMRADGTQKYQEKWGYFPSLGVGWSISQEDFMQNVDPINFLKLRASWGQLGNDKIRPSAGTATTNVVNTAIDGSLVSGTQRTSTYSVLEWELVEEFDVGVTATLFDNRMDIDFDYFIRDTKNAAIDVQRPLLGGSTLKNQGEIRNQGVELSMNWSDNINDNWSYRVGGNLSTLNNEVLNLFGQPYLNGGSAEFRQRSIPGEPLLAFYGWEVAGVYQNQTEIQNDPIAQNNGLVPGDFKYVDQNGDEAIDAEDRVVLGSYFPDFKYGFNLQVSYKNLSLSADFMGKMGNKILNRKRGEIIWTADLNKDAELATNLWDGEGSTNKYPSASGLRRGWNQKMSDYFVEDGSYFRIRNVQLSYTIKDQTLMGVQMPETRIYATAERLLTISDYNGFSNEVSNGIDDFMYPTPAVYNIGVNVKF